A genomic region of Rhodohalobacter sp. SW132 contains the following coding sequences:
- the nfo gene encoding deoxyribonuclease IV gives MKYIGAHVSAAGGVENAPVRAHEIGATGFALFTKNQRQWKSKPLTEENITLFKERCSEYGYTMDAIIPHDSYLINLGHPEKPKLQKSRDAFLVEMQRCEELGIKLLNFHPGSHLNKITEKDCLARNAESINIALDQTEYVKAAIENTAGQGTNMGFRFEHLAEMIEQVDQKDRVGVCIDTAHAFAGGYDISTAEGFEDTIQQFSDIVGLKYLLAMHLNDSKKACGTQVDRHDSLGDGHIGWTPFELIMKDERFDGIPLILETPNPDRWPEEIAKLKELAV, from the coding sequence ATGAAGTATATTGGAGCACATGTGAGTGCGGCCGGTGGTGTTGAAAATGCACCGGTTCGCGCTCACGAAATTGGCGCAACCGGTTTTGCACTCTTCACAAAAAATCAGCGTCAGTGGAAATCTAAGCCGCTTACCGAAGAAAATATCACACTGTTTAAAGAACGGTGCAGCGAATATGGCTACACCATGGATGCCATCATTCCGCACGACAGCTACCTGATCAACCTGGGACATCCCGAAAAACCGAAGCTGCAAAAATCGAGAGATGCTTTTCTCGTGGAGATGCAGCGGTGTGAAGAGCTGGGAATTAAACTGCTCAATTTTCATCCCGGAAGCCATCTGAATAAAATCACCGAAAAAGATTGCCTGGCACGAAATGCCGAGTCGATCAACATCGCGCTGGATCAGACGGAGTATGTGAAGGCTGCCATCGAAAATACGGCAGGTCAGGGTACCAATATGGGATTCAGGTTTGAACACCTGGCCGAAATGATTGAGCAGGTGGATCAAAAAGATCGTGTTGGTGTTTGTATCGATACGGCTCATGCGTTCGCCGGCGGATATGATATCTCAACGGCAGAGGGCTTTGAAGATACCATTCAGCAGTTCAGCGATATAGTCGGGCTGAAATACCTTCTAGCAATGCATCTGAACGACTCCAAAAAAGCGTGCGGCACTCAGGTTGACCGCCACGACAGTCTGGGAGACGGACATATCGGGTGGACGCCGTTTGAGCTGATTATGAAAGATGAACGGTTTGATGGAATTCCGCTCATTCTCGAAACGCCTAACCCCGACCGCTGGCCCGAAGAGATCGCAAAACTTAAAGAGCTGGCTGTGTGA
- a CDS encoding inorganic pyrophosphatase — translation MNFPNPFYRWRPHPWHGLEVGANTPEVVNAFVEITSFDTIKYEVDKKTGYMRVDRPQRSSSLPPSLYGFIPRTYCGDRVGALSEDTKLGDGDPLDICVLSERPIDRSEVILEARVVGGLHMIDEGEADDKIISVLSNDQYYKDVNNITDIPEVLIERLRHYFATYKMIPGKKVDVSVEKVYGREEAFKVIEASMEDYDEMFGN, via the coding sequence TTGAATTTTCCCAACCCTTTTTACCGATGGCGCCCACACCCCTGGCACGGACTTGAAGTCGGGGCAAATACTCCGGAAGTCGTAAACGCTTTTGTTGAGATTACCTCTTTCGATACGATTAAATACGAGGTTGACAAAAAAACCGGGTACATGCGTGTTGATCGTCCGCAGCGAAGCTCTTCACTGCCGCCATCACTCTACGGATTTATTCCCAGAACGTACTGTGGTGACCGTGTTGGAGCCCTGTCTGAGGATACCAAGCTTGGCGATGGCGATCCGCTCGATATTTGTGTGCTGAGTGAGCGGCCGATTGACCGTTCGGAAGTGATCCTGGAAGCCCGTGTGGTTGGCGGACTTCATATGATTGACGAAGGTGAAGCCGATGATAAAATTATCTCTGTTCTGAGCAACGATCAGTATTATAAGGATGTAAATAATATCACCGATATCCCGGAAGTGCTGATTGAGCGTCTGCGTCACTATTTTGCCACTTACAAGATGATTCCGGGCAAAAAAGTGGATGTCTCCGTTGAAAAGGTGTATGGCCGCGAAGAAGCGTTTAAGGTCATTGAAGCCTCGATGGAAGATTACGACGAAATGTTTGGAAACTAA
- a CDS encoding universal stress protein yields the protein MSFVTSILVPTDFSRKSENAIRYACEIASNTGAEVHFLNIIEEPYDFPSRVDEILKEKKEQNEKRLTSMIEELHSVDEFRIVQMKGLVRVGKVISTTRSVAREYDHNLVVIGLGGDADLKKVLYGSITNNLLMTSSIPVLAIAKRIDYRQPRRLLFATGLRKKDIAHIKKMREFSIDIGVSLEVVHISEPDTKTNPGKVESFNQKLQKITKNPEASLTIHNAPSFMEGITELIGDDKHTLLVMTRYRKKFLEWLLSNSTVRTVAQMASVPLLMLPADE from the coding sequence TTGTCATTTGTAACCTCCATTTTAGTGCCGACCGATTTTTCCCGAAAGTCGGAAAATGCCATCCGGTATGCGTGTGAAATTGCCAGTAATACGGGAGCGGAAGTCCATTTTCTGAATATCATCGAAGAGCCGTACGATTTTCCGTCACGTGTGGATGAAATTTTGAAGGAAAAAAAGGAGCAGAACGAGAAGCGGCTGACGTCGATGATTGAAGAACTGCATTCGGTTGATGAATTTCGAATTGTGCAGATGAAAGGGCTGGTTCGCGTTGGTAAGGTGATCTCCACCACGCGGTCGGTTGCCCGCGAATATGATCACAATCTTGTAGTAATCGGGCTTGGAGGTGATGCGGATCTCAAAAAAGTTCTATACGGTAGCATCACCAATAATCTGCTCATGACGAGCTCCATACCAGTTCTGGCCATAGCGAAGCGAATCGATTACCGGCAGCCGCGCAGGCTCCTTTTTGCAACCGGCCTTCGGAAAAAAGATATCGCCCACATCAAAAAGATGCGGGAGTTTAGTATTGATATCGGTGTTTCACTGGAGGTTGTGCATATTTCGGAACCTGACACCAAAACGAATCCTGGTAAAGTAGAGTCATTCAACCAGAAACTGCAGAAGATCACCAAAAACCCGGAAGCTTCGCTGACGATTCACAATGCACCGTCATTCATGGAGGGAATCACCGAACTGATCGGGGATGATAAACATACACTTTTAGTGATGACCCGCTACCGCAAAAAATTCCTGGAATGGCTGCTCTCCAACAGCACCGTCCGTACAGTCGCTCAGATGGCCTCCGTTCCGCTGCTGATGCTTCCGGCTGATGAGTGA